The segment TTTCTATATGTTATAATAgatactaataaataaaaaaaggcaaGTAACAACtgaaaccaaatcaaacaattcatttttgaatgattatgGCAGAGATAAGGACAGCTTCACAACTTCACCTGTGGATTGCTAAAATACAAACCATTAAATAAGGTTTGAGAAgctgaagaaaaacacaaaatcaacaaaactcTACATATAATATAATGCTTCGCcttgtgagtaaaaaaataaatacctaAATGAGAAGGAGTGACAGAGGTAGAGACAGAGAATGTTTGATTtgttctacaatttttttttttttttagagtttgttTATCGTTAAAGTGTACAACCATATTGTCATGTATTAAAGATAAATTTCACAAAATGCAGTACTTGAGTGGGGGAGGAGAACCTCAAAGATTCTATAGGTCCTTCAACTATGACAAATTATCTATCATTCATAGATAATTTGCTATGcacttgaaatttgaaaatactTAATTTCAAGTTCAGGGCCTatgttgtttttaatttgtGTATGTCCCTTTTCAACCTATGTCTATATCAAAAGCTTACGCTTTTCCAATACCAACAAAGCTGCAGAAAAGAGCACTAAGTTTATGACTGTTTGCAAACATAAAACTTAGCAACTCTAATGAGAGCATTTTGGAAAGAACGTAAGTATATCTTTGTGTAGTATGAACTTCGAAAGTGGCTGCTTCATGACATTTCAACCCTTATTTTATCCAAACCTAGCCTAGGCTGTGTAAAATAAGtaaagtaagaaacaaaatgAAGCATGAAAATGGAGAAGGAGATATTACAGATGAATGATGAAATAGTAAAAACTTGGACCAaataatttgatgaatttttatggACAGAATAAGGTGATTAGTTCTGTTAATTACATGTAGGTCCTAGATTATCAAATGATAACATAGAGCATTTCAAGAATGACTTGGGAACTGTTCTAGGATATAGAGGAGGGAGCCAAATTGGATTGCTTTTCACCATACAGAATTTGTGGCCATACTTATCAACATAACACTGATAAATAGATGGATCTCATCCCCCCTCCCCAGCCCCAAAAAAGTTAGAACAAAATTGTTGAGAAATGATTTTATAACTATAGATTGATATCTTATATAATCAAAGCAACTGTAAATAGATGTAAGCACTCTCAATCTCATGATGAAGCTACAAATACATTACTTAGAGGTTCTGAAAACACACAATCCTGACTGCCAAGGTGATCAGATACCTTAATCCAGAAAAACCAAATGATAGATTTATTGTCCTTTTGAGATCAAAGGAAAAAGTCATCACTaacaactcattaaatgagTAGAGCTCAGCAAGACAGCTAATGCAGTTCCAAGGAAATTCATCAATCttaacattataaaaaaattagcagAAGTCTCACACTTTTAGCAGATTAATATAgagaattcttaaaaaaaatgtgtcatTTCTTGGTTAatcacaaaacaaacacagaTGTGAACTGACAAGAAAATGCTCAAAAAGGGCAAGAGTGTTATGTAACCGACATATATTATCATAAACtaagatttcttgaaagttgaaacctttGTAAATAAAACAATTCATTATCCCAACTGGGATATGTCACAAacaccctttttattttttacaaaatcaaagtaaaaacaaaaaatacaaaaaaagtacTTTGCAGGGTGTGTTGGTATACCTACGGGAAAGGTTGAACTTGCCCAGTTTGTAAGGAGTAAGAAGAGGAATGGTGGCAGCTTCAGCAGCCATTTATAATGATTCTATTCTATCCTTTCCTGTTGAATGCTAGTACCTTGCTTCTGTTCCTGATTTCAGACAAAAGTGGGAATGAAATGCTTGTTACACAAATGGGTAtttatagaaatgaaaaaagcatTAAAGATTTGTGTCAAAAAAGTCTTCCAATAATGCAGCATAAAATGTTATtccgctctgtttgtttcagcaatgatgttttttagaaaatgagtcatttttcaaaaatcattttctataaaactatctcattttccaatgtttggtagcaactttaaatgagttgaaaaacaatcttataactttccttatttagcttgctgtgagatagagttgttttccaaaaaaatttaatggaaaacaatgtttaaaaataagtcatactttttatgttgactaaaaatagttttcctttgactcatcttttttttatgctaccaaacactggaaaacaCGGAAAAcacggaaaactatctttacacaagGTTTTCCATCGAAACAAACGGAGCGTCTATTCAAATCCCAAAAAATTACTTAACTATATgatacaattttacaatactccagcattcaaacttttattttcaaatacaagaagttaaaataatacttttacacaataaaataatatattccaaaacccaaataaaaacaaaaacccaaaaccccacGTCACCTCTGCAACCACctgctaccaccaccaccacgaaGAACATACCCAAACTGTTGTTTTCTTGAAACTCCAGCCACAAACTCCGGCAACCACGGCAacccacaaaatcaaaatcaaaatcattccAAACCACGGCAACCCCCAActccaccaccatgaacccacaaaaaaaaaaaatccatcccaaaatcaaatcaaaccaataGCAAAATGCCATACCCAATTCCTTTATGCACCggtcacagcaaaaaaaaaaaaacccagcccaGAACTCAAAGAAGACGATCCACCACGATCCACGGAGAAGACGAGAAGCTTGGCGTTGGCAGCGATGgcgagagagagaagagagaggcttGGTCAGGTGGCTTGCGGTGGCCTTGACGGTGGCTTGCGGTGGGGCCTGTGACAGTGGGTCCGGCCATGGTGGCTTGGTGATGGCGTTCATGTCCACCATGGTTTTGGGTCTGAAGAGGAGAGAACAAACAAGAGTGAAAAAGacaggagagagagaataagaaaggaaagagagaaaagaatcagatataatatattatataataataatttttaattatacaacCTTGTTACAGTACTATCCTAAAAATAGGATGATACTGtagtaatattatataaatttttttacaatcttCATATTTTGCAAGTCGGGCTGGAACCACATTTTAAAGTTGTGATGGTAAATAtataggccaaaatggcccaataccatgtttttttgaaatttttagcaacagagcactgtttcggaaataatttgggatctaccactttttgtggtactcgagcatggtgaGCTCGAGCAAAGTTATTAATACCGTTTCGGAGCCCGTTTCGGTTTGTCCAGTGGAAcggaatatttcggtaccggCCGATTTCGGCATACCGTTTCAGGGTGGTTCGGggttcctaaaaaataatttatatatattcttgtagaacataaaattgtcaattctaataaataaataactaaatatcaaataatacaaatcatTTAATCTTAACTCTTAAGTCTTAAACATCAACATAACATCAATTCAACATAACCTTAGTCTTAAGTCTTAAACATCAATTCAACATAACATCAATTCAACATACACTTAGTCTTAAGTCTTAAACATCAATTCAACATAACATCAATTCAACATACACTTAGTCTTAAGTCTTAAGTCTTAAACAAATATAGTATCacacaataaaaacatttaagattaatttaacataatattcctactcctcctcctcatcatcCATGAAAAATGGatcaaattcatcatcaaaagaactCCCACAAGAACTACTAGCACCCATTGGAAGATTTGTCAAGACATGTTCATTGTtgttgtcatcatcatcatcgtcatcaacATCAATAGTTTCAAATTCAGCATCCTCTTCCACATTCACTTCATTAAGGCAATCCCAATTTATGTCATCTGGATTAAGAAGTGTAGGTTCTTCAGCCACCCAATCTCCCATCAAGTCAATGTTATCCAAGCTTATAGGATCCATTGCATATTTATTCCTTTGAATGTTCCTaccaatgaaaatattaaacattagtaacattttataaattataattacatGAAAGTACATTTTATTTACATATGAGTAACGATTATAAATTTACCTTTCTCGAAGCCTCAAATTATAATGGACAAAGACCAAATCATTTACTCGTTTATGTTCCAAtctatttctcttctttgagtGAACATACTCAAATGTGCTCCAATTTCTCTCACAACCGGTTGCACTACAACATTGACTTAGCACACGAATGGCAAATGATTGTAAGTCTGGAGCTCCAAGTCCAAATTGCTCCCACCATGAAactataataacaaataaaaatgtaaaataagcATTGCTCATGTAATCTTACAATAACAACTATAAAGAATAAATAGACATATTGAAAGGAaatactattaaattattaatgtttaCCTGGATTTAGTCTCTCTCGTTGGCGGATTGCTAGTGATGTGCCAAAgtcaccaattgattttttgtacTCATCAAGTTGTGAACTTATTTTGTCTTGAATGTCAGGATCGGGAACCAACCTCATTAGAGTGCTTAGCAACCCTCTTTGAACTTCATTTTGCCTTTTAAATGAAGGCCTAAAGTATATTGCAGGGTTAAGAAAGCAACCTGCTGCATGCAGAGGACTATGAAGTTGTTTGTCCCATCTAGTATCAATAACTCTAACATAATGTCCATACAAAGAAACTTTGTTCTTCAaccttctttttatttcctcTTTTGCTTTGTCCATTGCTTCATACAAATACCCCATAGCAGGTTTCTCATCCCCATCAACAAGACGAAGTACTCTAACTAAAGGCTCACTAACTTTCACTATGTGCTTGCATTGAGACCAAAATGCATAATCttccaaaacaattttacttatCTCCTTCCCAACGGCGGTCTTAGCATGAGGGCATGAAAGCCATTTATCACAAGTGAACATTTGTCTAAGCTCTTTTTTGAACCTTAGCATGCTTTGTAGACTTAAGAAGTTAGTGGCAAACCTTGTAATTGCAGGACGACATAACTCTCTTCCATTTGTAAAGTCTTGCCTCATCAAGTCTAAAACAACTCCATGGTTGTAAATGaactttgttatcttttttgcctttttaatTGCTTCATCAATAAGAGGGAACCACCTAGGATTAGCAATATTCTCCAACATCAAGTCTATGCAATGAGCTGCACAAGGAGACCAAAACAAAGTACCATACTTCTGCTGTAATTTTTTTCCAGCTTTTTTATAGGCAGAAGCATTATCTGTAATCAATTGCACAATATATTCCACACCAATTTCTTGAACAACAGAATCAAATATATTAAACAAAGTATCAGCATCCTTTGTAAGGCCTGAAGTGTCAATTGATTTTAAGAACATGGCTCCCCTTGGACAATACaccaaaaaattcattattggtTGTTGCTTTTGATTTGTCCACCCATCAGACATCAGTGAACAGCCATATACTTTCCAATCATTTTTTATATCTaacaaaaaatcattaactTCATGGACAGCATTTTTCAAAAGGGGTCCCCTCAACTCATAAAAAGAAGGCCCCTTAAATCCCGGCCCAATAGCAGCAACGGAATCAATCATAGGTTGATAATAAGGTGACTGAGATGCATAAAAGGGTACATTAGAATGATACCACCATCTTGCCACACTCATTTTTGCATTATCAATCATTGCTTTTGTAGCCAAAGCACTTCTTATAGAGGGTTGAGCACCGGGGGTTGTTCTAGGAGCAAAATAActcttaattttcttctttcctcttaTTTGACTCACATCATTGTCAACATCCTTTCCCCTAGATTTTCGTTTACCTAATGTTTGAGGGGGACTCTTTTCAACAACCCTAACCTCatcatcctcctcctcctcatcatcCTCCTCATCAATATCATATGGGTTCCCAATTTCTAATTGAATCCTCTTTTTagtttgtttagattttttcaAGTCTTCAATCATTTGTTTCATTTGAAACCTAATATCAGATGAAGCCTTTTTACATGGTTCAACTTGACCCCTAATCCCAGCAAGATGATACTTAAGTCTAGTAATACCACCCCCTTTAATCAACTTATTACAATGCAAACATATAGTGTTATTTTTTGCATTAGGCACTGCACGAGCATGAGCCCAAGCGGGATCATCTGATCTTGCAGGGGCAGAGGCCACAGAAGCAGAGGAAGCACCTGCACGGGCATGAGCCCATGCGGGATCCCCTGAACTTTGATGAGCCATAATTTACTGttcaatgaaatgaaatgaaattcaaTCAAATGCATGAACAGCCATATGTAGTTAACGAACAAATAAATcaagttaagaaaaaaactaaacatGGTTTAACTAATTTATGCAGTTTACCCAATTTGTTCAATCACATAACTTAACAAACAAATCACATATCTAATATCTTAGTAACATTAAATCTTAAGTCTTAAGTTCATAGTAGTAGCATAGTGTATCACATTATAAAACACCATTAACAATTAAGTTCACAAACCACAACCCATATAAGAAATTAAGGTTTGACCTGCAAAATATTCATCAGTGACAATTATAGATCCAAAATAGAATAAACAAACTGCTTgaattcaattacaaaaattctaaaatagaaCTCAAGTTCACAGAGCTCTCTGCCAGTAGATTGTAGAACACATTATCTCATTAAAGAGTAGTTTTTTCattataaaggaaaataaaacaaaaaaacgcatatattattttctttgtttgtggTTGGTAAACTAAAACTCTTAACCACAAAGCAAatcataaggaaaaaaaaaaaaaaaatttggctgaAGCTGAACTGAAGGTTGAATCCGAGAGAGTGAGAGTAGAGAAAGAATACCTTGGCTGTTCAAGGAGACCGAGTGAGACTGTGAGAGAGTCAGAGACAGCTGAGCAACGGCAGTGAGGATGACGGCGGTGGGACGAGACGACGGCAGTGGGACGACGGCAGTGGGATGAGGGCGACGGCAGTGAGGATTTGAGAGTGAAAGTGAAGTGAGAGTGAAGTGAGAGTGAAcgaatgaaagaagaaaagggtcTGAGCTAGGTAATTTACTCAAGTCCAAAACGGCGTTGtatggacctttttttttttttttttttttttttttactcagaATCACGTACCGGCCGAAATTGGCCGGAATCGGCCGGAACGGCCGAAACGGGCCGAAACACCCCGAAATCTGGCCCGAGGTGGAACGGGGGGGTTTCCGGTTCCGGTCTTCATGCCGGCACGAAAAATTCCGTCCGTTCCGGCCGGAACGGAACGGAATTAATAACaatgagctcgagtaccatcttttcattggtcaaacatcttctcaaaaaaaaaaaacgccgctatagggcccgaaaacgtcactatagggcttaaaaacgccactatagggccccttgaacctggtatggggacttataaaaaatttttgtaggaaaacgccgctatagggcccaaaaacgtcactataaggcttaaaaacgccactatagggccccttgaacctgttatggggacttataaaaaaattttgcaggaaaacgccattatagggcccaaaaacgtcactatagggcttaaaaacgccactatagggccccttgaacctgttatgggacttataaaaaaaattttgcaggaaaacgccgctatagggcccgaaaacgtcactatagggccccttaacctggtatgggggcttaaaaacgccgctatagggcccgaaaacgtcactatagggcttaaaaacgccactatagggctccttgaatatggggcgacggtggattaaaaaaacatggtactcgagctcaccaagctcgagtaccagaaaaagtggtatttccctaattatttccgaaacagtgctctgttgctaaatatttcaaaaattaatgctaatgggccattttggccaaatATATATCATCATATACAATATATCATTTGGGCTGCAGATGCTCCTGGACAACGAAGTTTGCTTTAAAAGGGTGTTCATAACTTTTTTCACAGTGCCTGATGTCTGTGGTGACGTTTGGAAATACGTGGCTGTGGATGGGAATGGGGTCTACAGATTCTGAATAAGTTAGGAGTGTGTATAGGTtgggttgaggggattttttaaCCAAATTTATCATAGTGGGTCAAAAATAATTCAACCCAACTCAATCCACATGAGTAgagttgagttgggttgggtcagATTGAACCTATGGgtctgaaaatttttatttttattattattattaaattgagtagaaaaaaatacaTCACACTTGCCAcctgagttgataaacaaaatatacataaatatataaactaaaattccAACTTAgttgtaaacaaaatatatttaagtatCCAACTaagttgataaataaaatataaatgaactagTATCCTGATTcacttataaataaaatatacatgaattcctaactcagttataaacaaaatatatctaaaatatttaattttttttattaattatataatatatttaaatatatattaaaagaataaataggattttatattatatatgatagtaGGAACTGAGAAAGTGCTCTAgagctggttttttttttttaatttattaaatatataatatattttaaacatatattaaaatatgggtgggtcgagtcgggtcgggtttggcgggtttgtaattttataacCCAAACCTAACCGGACTcgctataaaatttttttttataacccaacccaacccaccacgctttaaaaaccgacccaacctgacgggttgggttgggtcgagtTTGGTGGGTTGGCGGATTTTCTGCAAACCCCTAGAATAAGTCTAATGCCACATAAAatggcacaataaatgtcacAACTCGATTATGTAttgagttgtggttggtggagggaTAGTTGTGGGTCCATATGGAGACACCCTTTTACCAACTACAGCTCTTCATATAGGCGAATTGTGGCATTTATTGTGCCATATTATGTGGCACAAGACTTATTCACAGATTTTATACTATACATTGAACCCTCAAGAAAAGTTTGACCCCCAATGTAGGAGAAAGTATATTATGTTTCGGTAATACCAATTCAGCATCTGTTTTGGTATTTCCTGCCCAATAAATGAATGATACCTGTTTCAAAAAATCACATCACCACTTAAAGTGGGAGAAAGTATACCATGTTTCAGAAATCATCCATCACCACTTAAAGAACTAGAAAAATGAGAGTTATGATCCATTAAATTACTTTGAAAAAGATGTTTCTTCacaaagatttaatttttatttttttaaaaaataattatctaaAGAAGTAATTGACAAGACCTTCATTGATttgaaaaccacaaaaaaaaaaaaaaaaagagagagagagagacaaaattAATACTTCTTTTGGATCATGAAGGTATAATAGCTCCATTATGTGTTTCACATGATTGTACAGTAAGGATAGGGCTCCATAAATATTCCACTCCAAAAAAGGAAATTTCAAGATcttattacatttaaaaataaaaaaaggaaagctCATAATCTTAGGGCTGTCTAACACGCCAAAAAGTGGTGGTTGGTTGTCTGTGACTACCATAGATATAGGACTCAATAATGATTTTTGACAACTAATTTAGAGCAAGTGGTGTCTGCatatctaaaacaaaactaaGAAGATTTTGAAAGACCAACCAACTGAAAGAACCATGCTTTTGAAAAAGTGGCATGCAACCACCACTCTAGCATTTTCTACTGAAATGACTAAATAATATTCTATTCAATGGTGACATAAAACATCCTTTTTAGCTGAAATGGCAACAACATTAGCTTTTGTCCAACCAACCAcggtgattttattttgttaaagcATTGGGTGTCACCTTATTCGTatcctaaaaacaaaattacattaACATATCAGACTTATAATAGAAGATGCCCCTTCCACTGAGGCAATGATCATCATAAAAGCCCCcctagtaataaaaaaaaaaaccatttataGTAGAGAAGATAATGCAAATAATTATATTGTTGCATAAATTTCCTTTACTCCCTCAATCCAACAATGATCATCACTTTTGTTAATTTTACTTTCTCCAAAATGAGAGTCAATCCAATTAATGCTCTTCCTCAAAAAGTATGTTTCTATTTCAAATGTGGCACTTATTATGCAGGGAATAGCATTCTACAGCACCAACGGATGGTTATTTCAGCAGTCAATAAAAACTTCCATCCAATTTGATTCTCTaccaaataggttcacatgcaATACTTCCTTCAAGATCAACAGCAATCAATACTTAAATATCACAATGTGGTATAGAAAACCCAAATCTACTCAATTCATGAATCATTTACCATATAGTCTCTATAATTTAGCATATTACAAAACATTCAACTCTCTCCATCCATTACAAAAGTTTAATTGTCAACAAGCAATATTAGAAGAGAAGATATAAAGGTAGTCTCAGTCAAAGACAAACCTTGATTTGAAACCCTCCCCGTATGCCAAATTTGACAAAAGAAAACTCCACCTTTGGCATGAATAGCATCTACAATGGGTATCCAGGCTTCAACTTGCTATTTTGTCCATATACCACGTGTGTCTAGATACCTTTACAATAGCAAAGAAACCTAAGAAGTCATAAAGATTTTCAAGGCAAGAAAGGGAACCCTCAAAATGGAGATTGTCAATCAGTGTGAAACATGGTAAGAAATTGATTACCCTTGAGCAGTGTCAGAAGCTCCAATGGCTTCAGCTATTAGTAGACCACCTTTGGAGGTTCTCTGAGAATAATATAAGATAGCATGTGGCTGAGGAACATTGCCATAAGATCTTTGTCTGGTCAATGGTGCTAAAACAACTTTGAGAATAcaaattaaatgataaattgAGTAAATCTAGTAAGAAATCTTTCTAACTGAAGAAAGTAGTACCCTATAAGAATCAAATATATATTGCCCG is part of the Quercus robur chromosome 9, dhQueRobu3.1, whole genome shotgun sequence genome and harbors:
- the LOC126699245 gene encoding uncharacterized protein LOC126699245; protein product: MAHQSSGDPAWAHARAGASSASVASAPARSDDPAWAHARAVPNAKNNTICLHCNKLIKGGGITRLKYHLAGIRGQVEPCKKASSDIRFQMKQMIEDLKKSKQTKKRIQLEIGNPYDIDEEDDEEEEDDEVRVVEKSPPQTLGKRKSRGKDVDNDVSQIRGKKKIKSYFAPRTTPGAQPSIRSALATKAMIDNAKMSVARWWYHSNVPFYASQSPYYQPMIDSVAAIGPGFKGPSFYELRGPLLKNAVHEVNDFLLDIKNDWKVYGCSLMSDGWTNQKQQPIMNFLVYCPRGAMFLKSIDTSGLTKDADTLFNIFDSVVQEIGVEYIVQLITDNASAYKKAGKKLQQKYGTLFWSPCAAHCIDLMLENIANPRWFPLIDEAIKKAKKITKFIYNHGVVLDLMRQDFTNGRELCRPAITRFATNFLSLQSMLRFKKELRQMFTCDKWLSCPHAKTAVGKEISKIVLEDYAFWSQCKHIVKVSEPLVRVLRLVDGDEKPAMGYLYEAMDKAKEEIKRRLKNKVSLYGHYVRVIDTRWDKQLHSPLHAAGCFLNPAIYFRPSFKRQNEVQRGLLSTLMRLVPDPDIQDKISSQLDEYKKSIGDFGTSLAIRQRERLNPVSWWEQFGLGAPDLQSFAIRVLSQCCSATGCERNWSTFEYVHSKKRNRLEHKRVNDLVFVHYNLRLRERNIQRNKYAMDPISLDNIDLMGDWVAEEPTLLNPDDINWDCLNEVNVEEDAEFETIDVDDDDDDDNNNEHVLTNLPMGASSSCGSSFDDEFDPFFMDDEEEE